The nucleotide window CGGACTACATTATCGCTGAGCCGTCTAGCAAGATTGCGATGAACTTTATTGGCATTGGATTGATTCCTGATGGCGGTGGCCACTTCTTCATGGAAGAGCGGCTGGGGGAAACAAAGGCGAAGCAGATGATTTGGGACGGCAAGACACTATCGGCCGGAGAGGCACTCAGTCTCGGACTCGTTGATGAAGTACCGGCAGATGAATTTAAAACAGCAGTCGACCAGAAAGTGCAGGAATGGCTGAACAAACCGGTCCAGGCAATGGTCAAAACCAAGAAAATCCTTGCCGAAAAAAATCGCCCTTCATTACTGAAAATTCTAGAACTTGAAAAATACGGACAATCCAAAATGCGTCAGACAGAGGATCATCAGGAAGGGATCAAAGCTTTTCTCGAAAAGAGAAAGCCAAATTTCAAAGGTAAATAAAGGCTGTTTTCGTAAAGATTGTTGTTAAAATCCTAAAGCCGATTTTAACGTAATA belongs to Mesobacillus sp. AQ2 and includes:
- a CDS encoding enoyl-CoA hydratase: MAIEFSTDTVKLGIDGRVAVLELNRPEALNALDVEMIRGITMNLKEICKSDEIDIVVIKGAGRAFSAGGDIKTMLSNANESDFYHVMDDIHDMIVTLYSMPKLTISAVTGAAAGLGFSLALATDYIIAEPSSKIAMNFIGIGLIPDGGGHFFMEERLGETKAKQMIWDGKTLSAGEALSLGLVDEVPADEFKTAVDQKVQEWLNKPVQAMVKTKKILAEKNRPSLLKILELEKYGQSKMRQTEDHQEGIKAFLEKRKPNFKGK